The following proteins come from a genomic window of Miscanthus floridulus cultivar M001 chromosome 2, ASM1932011v1, whole genome shotgun sequence:
- the LOC136540877 gene encoding probable protein phosphatase 2C 31: protein MGNGITKNPCFSGDPYAAAIVSDPLPSDSQGHSFTYVPSGAAFDQPTTAAAMSSESSFFSLSGAAISANQVTSASMPSFRLYNEMTWPLSSACMFESSRSFTAVPLQAAPPPLSMSGPVQFTSGRFSETSGSASTTSDSPFLSGPLDRPSAASSAVAVGVQPSVSQLIAERRAARSRLRDERSLLRFFVRTASKLQLGSPRYGRGPQEHPAEPIKVSFSDGDYRSPPNDNVEWAQGMAGEDRFHVAVSEEHGWVFVGIYDGFNGPDATDYLFANLYVAVHNELKGVLWDDIQAGDGARCVQQEAAAGNAERLCLAGADGDSAEAKRRRTEVPMPGNNVTTPVHRDVLRALARALEKTEEAFFAAAEERAADSPELGLMGSCVLVIVMKGKDVYVMNVGDSRAVLARRPEPDLKNVLGKASQDLQQFKAEIMRELEAHDMDGLQAVQLTAEHSTAVQEEVMRIKGQHLNDRNAIVNGRVKGKINVTRAFGVAYLKQPKWNSRLLEAFKINYVGTDPYVTCTPSLCHHRIVGSQDKFLVLSSDGLYEFFTNKEVVDQVEAFTAAKPDGDPAHHLVGELVHRAARKAGMETRRLLAIPRGERRHYHDDVSIIVISFKGRIWRSSV, encoded by the exons ATGGGCAATGGCATCACCAAGAACCCATGCTTCTCCGGCGACCCGTACGCCGCCGCCATCGTGTCGGACCCGCTCCCGAGCGACAGCCAGGGTCACTCCTTCACCTACGTGCCATCAGGCGCCGCCTTCGACCAGCCCACGACGGCTGCCGCGATGTCGTCGGAGTCGTCGTTCTTCTCTCTGTCTGGCGCCGCCATCAGCGCCAATCAAGTGACGTCGGCGTCCATGCCTTCTTTCCGTCTTTACAATGAAATGACGTGGCCGCTGTCGAGCGCGTGCATGTTCGAGAGCTCGCGGTCCTTCACCGCCGTTCCACTCCAAGCGGCGCCGCCTCCGCTCTCCATGTCAGGGCCGGTCCAGTTCACGTCTGGCCGGTTCTCCGAGACGTCAGGCTCCGCGTCCACCACCTCAGACTCACCATTCTTGTCGGGTCCACTTGACCGCCCCTCGGCCGCCTCCTCGGCCGTGGCCGTGGGGGTCCAACCGAGTGTTTCTCAGCTCATCGCTGagcgccgcgccgcgcgctcCCGTCTCCGTGACGAGCGATCTCTGCTACGGTTCTTCGTGAGGACCGCATCCAAACTCCAGCTCGGGTCGCCGCGCTATGGCCGCGGGCCACAGGAACATCCTGCTGAGCCGATAAAGGTCTCCTTCAGCGATGGGGACTACCGCTCACCGCCGAACGATAATGTGGAGTGGGCTCAGGGCATGGCCGGCGAGGACCGGTTCCACGTCGCGGTGTCCGAGGAGCACGGTTGGGTGTTCGTCGGAATCTACGACGGTTTCAATGGGCCCGACGCGACCGATTACCTCTTCGCCAACCTCTACGTCGCCGTCCACAACGAGCTCAAAGGCGTGCTCTGGGACGACATCcaagcaggcgacggcgccaggtGCGTTCAGCAAGAAGCGGCTGCAGGCAATGCCGAACGCCTCTGTCTTGCTGGGGCCGACGGTGACAGCGCGGAGGCTAAGCGCAGGCGGACGGAAGTGCCCATGCCAGGCAACAACGTCACTACGCCAGTGCATCGCGACGTCCTGAGGGCGCTGGCGCGGGCACTGGAGAAGACGGAGGAGGCGTTCTTCGCGGCGGCGGAGGAACGCGCGGCCGATAGCCCGGAGCTGGGGCTGATGGGCTCCTGCGTGCTCGTCATCGTGATGAAGGGCAAGGACGTTTACGTCATGAACGTCGGGGACAGCCGCGCCGTGCTGGCGCGGAGACCGGAGCCCGACCTGAAGAACGTCCTCGGCAAGGCATCGCAGGACCTGCAGCAGTTCAAGGCCGAGATCATGCGCGAGCTGGAGGCGCACGACATGGACGGCCTGCAGGCCGTGCAGCTCACCGCAGAGCACAGCACCGCGGTCCAGGAG GAGGTGATGAGGATCAAAGGTCAACATCTGAATGATCGGAACGCCATAGTCAATGGCCGGGTCAAGGGGAAGATCAACGTCACTAGAGCGTTTGGGGTCGCCTACCTGAAGCAG CCCAAGTGGAACAGCAGGCTTCTGGAAGCCTTCAAGATCAACTACGTCGGCACGGACCCGTACGTGACCTGCACGCCGTCGCTGTGCCACCACCGCATCGTTGGCTCGCAGGACAAGTTCCTGGTGCTGTCCTCCGACGGGCTGTACGAGTTCTTCACCAACAAGGAGGTGGTGGACCAGGTGGAGGCCTTCACCGCCGCGAAGCCCGACGGCGACCCCGCGCACCACCTCGTCGGGGAGCTCGTGCACCGCGCCGCGAGGAAGGCCG GCATGGAGACGCGCCGGCTGCTGGCCATCCCGCGCGGCGAGAGGAGGCACTACCATGACGACGTCTCCATCATCGTCATCTCGTTCAAGGGACGGATCTGGAGGTCGTCTGTCTAG